Genomic DNA from Geoalkalibacter sp.:
GTGCCTTGGCTTGACCGAGGGACGCTCGGCATAACTCTTCACGTACCGGTTGCGGCTGATCTTCCATGCCTTCGGTCAAATCTCGCCAGAAGACCTGAACGTCGAGCTCGTCCGCATCTCGGATGTACGGTGAGACATCGACATCAAACCCGGTCAGATCGGGGTCGGTATTGAACAGGCCACGAAAATCCTTGGCGCGCAGCACGGCATGAAGAGGGGCTGGCCCATCGGCGGCCGGAAGATCAGCGGCGCTGGCGCTGTCCAGATGCATCAGTTTGGCCCGTGCATTGGAAATCGCTTCCGCCTCGTAAGGGGGTTCCAGCTTGGCCTCCGGTTCAAAATCAATCCAGAACACCTCAGCACCGCCAGCATCGTTGCACTCCCCGTAACGATTGCAACGCCCGAAACGCTGAACCATGGAAGACCAGGGCGCCAGTTCGGTAAAAAGTGCCCGGCTGGTCATATCCACGCCCGCTTCCACCGCCTGAGTCGCCACGATGATTCGGCCCGGCCCCTTCTCCGCAGGGCGTTCGGACAACTTGGCATTCAAAGATTGTCGCCCCTGCGGCCGAAAGCGGGAGTGCACCAGCAACGTTTCCGCAGCAGGCTTTTGACGATCAATCGCCTCCAGCACAGCTTGCGCCCGTTCAACCGTGTTCAGGACGACCACTGTGTTTGTCCCGGCTATATGCTTCTCAAGAATTTCTCTGCTCAGGGCATCGGCATATCCCCTAGCTGACTGTTTCTGGTTTTCTGCGGTCAGCGACGTAGTCGCCTGCTTGAGTCGCTTCACCGCGGCTCGTCGCTTTTGCACCGGAGCACTCACTTGCTCATCCGGGCTCAGCTTGAGGTGCCGAAATTTTTCAAGATGAGAACTCATATCCACGGTATCAAGCCAGCAAGGGTGAAGTGTTGCTGACACCCAGAGACTGCGACTGGTACGGACGACGCTGAAACGCCTGCGGAATGCTTCCAGTTGTGCTGAAGTCGGCAAGCCGGCTCCCATCAACTGAATTTCGTCGTAAACCCAGAAGGCATCGTTGTGTAAAAAAGCGAAATGCACAGGCCACTGATAGCGGCTCATGCCGTATCCGCGCATCAGGGCGCGAGACAGGAGCATATCTTGGGTGCCGATGATGATCGCCGACTCCTCCGGTCTGGCGGCCCATTCCTCATCCATTTCGCCCCCCATCAGGACATGCACGCTCGGAACTGCATGTCCGTTTGCAATGAAGTAGG
This window encodes:
- the cas3g gene encoding type I-G CRISPR-associated helicase/endonuclease Cas3g, whose amino-acid sequence is MESFKKFFEIVTGESPFPFQQSLGEDLWPELLEIPTGLGKTAGIMVAWLYKKIIGDEQTPRRMVWCLPMRVLVEQTKANANIWVERAAPYFIANGHAVPSVHVLMGGEMDEEWAARPEESAIIIGTQDMLLSRALMRGYGMSRYQWPVHFAFLHNDAFWVYDEIQLMGAGLPTSAQLEAFRRRFSVVRTSRSLWVSATLHPCWLDTVDMSSHLEKFRHLKLSPDEQVSAPVQKRRAAVKRLKQATTSLTAENQKQSARGYADALSREILEKHIAGTNTVVVLNTVERAQAVLEAIDRQKPAAETLLVHSRFRPQGRQSLNAKLSERPAEKGPGRIIVATQAVEAGVDMTSRALFTELAPWSSMVQRFGRCNRYGECNDAGGAEVFWIDFEPEAKLEPPYEAEAISNARAKLMHLDSASAADLPAADGPAPLHAVLRAKDFRGLFNTDPDLTGFDVDVSPYIRDADELDVQVFWRDLTEGMEDQPQPVREELCRASLGQAKALIDRIRKQDLRAYRWDSLDGKWRSFHGNARPGLVLMLDTKAGGYSERFGLMPSSTNPVNPVSAAGSSPEIFGDDHRSRMRRQVELSRHLGDVEDAAAELCQTLGVIEERGIVTRAARWHDVGKSHAIFQATMHDCSPADATGKTPLLAKSPSRSRHQRKHFRHELASMLAWLEHGSSEEHADLIAYLIAAHHGKVRLSLRAIPEEKEPEKPFGPRFARGVWEGEELPEVAIDGRETLSATRLRLDLMELGEGEMGPSWTARTQQLLDTYGPFRLAWLEALVRIADWRASWAEQEEQA